In Marinomonas posidonica IVIA-Po-181, a single window of DNA contains:
- the hisI gene encoding phosphoribosyl-AMP cyclohydrolase yields MSLKAYENLAKGEQLPLETVLANLKTDDAGLVAAIAQQHDTGEVLMLAYMNEKSIRETLETGQVCYWSRSRQTYWRKGESSGHRQSLISMSFDCDGDCILLQVDQKGPACHTNRRDCFFFKVEGNHVVIDSAPEKQS; encoded by the coding sequence ATGAGTTTAAAAGCGTATGAGAATTTGGCAAAAGGCGAGCAATTGCCACTGGAGACGGTGTTAGCCAATTTAAAAACAGACGATGCCGGGTTAGTTGCTGCCATTGCCCAGCAACACGATACGGGTGAAGTCTTGATGTTGGCTTACATGAATGAAAAATCGATTCGTGAAACGCTAGAAACAGGACAGGTTTGCTATTGGTCACGCTCTCGACAAACCTATTGGCGCAAAGGCGAAAGCTCAGGTCATCGCCAATCTCTGATTTCCATGTCCTTTGATTGCGACGGTGACTGCATCTTATTGCAAGTGGATCAAAAAGGCCCTGCTTGTCATACCAACCGCCGAGATTGTTTCTTTTTCAAAGTAGAAGGAAATCACGTCGTCATCGACTCAGCACCAGAAAAACAATCTTAA
- a CDS encoding 6-carboxytetrahydropterin synthase → MKLFVKNLTHVDFSYFDAERGLLGESWQTDIVLTGKLNDESMICDFSIVKKQIKKWLDDNIDHMLAIPTEHPSSRLIELDNDRVSFQFDHEDGRHFQCDAPSQAICSLPCQQITPSLAAAWVEQQILDLLPAELEAVSIRFTPESISGAQYQYSHGLKKHAGNCQRIAHGHRSTIEIYRDGKADAALEQDWAKRWQDIYLGTQEDLQKVVDINGRPHHYFSYTSQQGLFELTIDSQQVYMLNCDTTVESLSAHVAYVLAHEQVGSLIEAHGFEGIGKGAISEYKVTK, encoded by the coding sequence TTGAAGCTATTTGTAAAAAACCTAACTCACGTGGATTTTTCCTACTTTGATGCAGAACGCGGATTGTTAGGAGAAAGCTGGCAGACAGACATCGTGCTGACCGGCAAGCTGAATGACGAAAGCATGATTTGCGATTTCAGCATAGTGAAAAAGCAAATTAAAAAATGGCTAGACGACAACATAGATCACATGCTCGCCATTCCAACTGAGCACCCAAGCAGTCGGCTTATTGAGTTAGACAATGATCGTGTCTCTTTCCAGTTCGATCATGAAGACGGTCGACATTTCCAATGTGATGCACCATCACAAGCAATCTGCTCATTACCTTGTCAGCAAATTACCCCCTCTTTAGCGGCCGCTTGGGTAGAACAACAAATTCTAGACCTATTGCCGGCAGAATTAGAAGCCGTCAGTATTCGCTTTACGCCAGAGTCCATATCTGGCGCTCAGTATCAATATAGCCATGGTCTAAAGAAGCACGCCGGAAATTGCCAACGTATCGCTCATGGTCATCGATCCACCATTGAAATTTATCGTGATGGCAAAGCCGACGCCGCATTAGAGCAAGATTGGGCAAAACGCTGGCAAGACATTTATCTGGGCACACAAGAAGATTTGCAAAAAGTCGTCGACATTAACGGCCGCCCACACCATTATTTCAGCTACACCAGTCAACAAGGCTTATTTGAACTGACCATTGATAGCCAGCAAGTCTATATGTTGAATTGCGACACCACGGTAGAGTCCTTGTCAGCTCACGTAGCCTATGTATTAGCGCATGAACAGGTTGGCAGCCTCATTGAAGCACATGGTTTTGAAGGCATTGGTAAAGGTGCCATTTCTGAATATAAGGTAACGAAATGA
- a CDS encoding phosphate/phosphite/phosphonate ABC transporter substrate-binding protein, whose product MMTRLWLLVALLLPSLCAAQTLTFGVVPQQSAKTLAAKWSPVLSYISEQAGVTLQFATAKNIPEFEKRLLAGEYDLAYMNPYHYVVFHQKPGYQAIAKQKDKQIRGIVVVRKDSAIRSLEDLQNTRLAFPSPAAFAASILPRAQMTQENIVFTPSYVSSHDSVYLNVARGFFPAGGGVIRTFNNTSPEVRDQLKVLWRTKPYTSHAIAAHPRVPQAQLTKIVQVMMQMNGEPEAMALLKVLNFKGLEAASNDRWDDIRDLDIKLLDYMLE is encoded by the coding sequence ATGATGACACGTTTATGGTTACTTGTTGCACTTCTATTGCCATCCCTATGTGCCGCACAAACTTTGACCTTTGGTGTGGTGCCACAACAGTCGGCGAAAACGCTGGCAGCGAAGTGGTCTCCGGTGCTGAGTTACATCAGTGAGCAAGCGGGAGTGACTTTGCAGTTTGCCACGGCGAAAAATATTCCTGAGTTTGAGAAGCGCTTGTTAGCTGGGGAATACGATCTGGCCTATATGAACCCCTATCACTATGTGGTGTTTCACCAAAAGCCAGGTTATCAAGCCATTGCTAAGCAAAAAGATAAGCAAATACGAGGCATTGTCGTGGTGCGAAAAGACAGTGCTATTCGTTCGTTAGAGGATTTGCAAAATACGCGTTTGGCCTTTCCTTCTCCTGCGGCATTTGCGGCGAGTATTTTACCTCGAGCCCAAATGACTCAGGAAAACATTGTTTTTACGCCTTCTTATGTTTCTTCTCATGACTCGGTGTATTTAAACGTGGCTCGCGGTTTTTTCCCGGCAGGGGGCGGTGTGATTCGTACCTTTAATAATACGTCTCCTGAGGTGCGAGATCAGCTTAAAGTACTGTGGCGAACCAAGCCTTATACGTCTCATGCGATCGCCGCACATCCTAGGGTTCCTCAAGCGCAACTGACTAAAATTGTTCAAGTTATGATGCAAATGAACGGTGAGCCAGAGGCCATGGCTTTGCTTAAGGTGCTTAATTTTAAAGGGTTAGAAGCGGCTTCAAACGATCGATGGGATGACATTCGCGACCTTGATATTAAGTTGCTTGATTATATGCTTGAGTAA